A window from Alkalicoccobacillus plakortidis encodes these proteins:
- a CDS encoding ABC transporter substrate-binding protein, with amino-acid sequence MARLLNRENEAMTFLETYHTKVEMVKKQIKHKVGSGNILILGIGEGAICVYGQRNLGSVLYNDLHISKPAGVEQIYHVKEISLSDLCMMNPDHILLTIYRNKNRLPSKQAIRNQIVHVQQSPEWNALKAVQQDKIYSILDTNHLYTSYNSFSQHLFLNKMQQLLTERI; translated from the coding sequence ATGGCTCGTTTACTTAATAGAGAAAATGAAGCTATGACTTTTTTGGAAACGTATCACACAAAAGTAGAGATGGTTAAGAAACAGATAAAACATAAAGTTGGTAGTGGCAATATTCTTATACTGGGGATAGGAGAAGGTGCAATTTGTGTATATGGACAACGAAATCTTGGCAGTGTTCTATACAACGATTTACACATCTCAAAACCTGCAGGAGTGGAGCAGATCTATCATGTGAAAGAAATCTCCCTTTCCGACTTATGTATGATGAATCCAGACCATATCTTGTTAACCATCTATCGAAACAAAAATAGACTACCAAGTAAACAAGCTATACGTAACCAAATAGTACACGTACAGCAAAGTCCAGAGTGGAACGCACTCAAAGCTGTCCAACAGGACAAGATCTATTCAATTCTTGACACAAATCACTTATACACCAGCTATAACTCCTTCTCACAACATTTATTTCTGAATAAAATGCAGCAGTTATTAACTGAGAGAATCTAA
- a CDS encoding IucA/IucC family C-terminal-domain containing protein, which produces MAVNELQMEELKPFGIFTWEEAIKEQGTPAINLLNDDQCRSFLTQYMHEINAPNLRVTASLFMKQYARITIAAALYQISLNNAFVSLPIESCLFGKDRKLHIKQNACDWNEWEADNRKAWLHSVLHPMFARHLTPMIVMLQRTSKLSSKILWENAAVRINSFYRQLLKEELSQTQSDHVIADFNFLKEASGDLFQLKENPLAPFLHLDTETCTRRTCCMYYLMDKNEYCGVCPLTKNPSS; this is translated from the coding sequence ATGGCCGTTAACGAGTTACAGATGGAAGAATTAAAGCCTTTTGGCATTTTCACTTGGGAAGAAGCAATAAAAGAACAAGGAACACCCGCCATTAATCTATTAAACGACGATCAATGTCGTTCTTTTCTTACTCAATATATGCATGAAATTAATGCCCCTAACTTACGAGTTACTGCATCATTATTTATGAAACAATATGCACGAATTACCATTGCAGCGGCGCTTTATCAAATAAGCTTAAACAATGCATTTGTATCCTTACCAATTGAAAGCTGCCTGTTTGGTAAAGACCGTAAGCTACATATTAAACAAAACGCATGTGACTGGAACGAATGGGAAGCAGATAACCGCAAAGCCTGGCTGCACAGCGTCCTGCACCCCATGTTTGCTCGGCACTTAACACCCATGATCGTCATGCTGCAGCGAACGTCTAAGCTCTCATCCAAAATCCTTTGGGAAAATGCAGCCGTGCGAATCAATTCTTTTTATCGTCAGTTACTTAAAGAAGAGCTTAGCCAAACCCAATCCGATCACGTTATAGCGGATTTTAATTTCCTAAAAGAAGCAAGCGGAGACCTCTTTCAATTAAAAGAGAATCCACTAGCTCCCTTCTTACATCTAGATACTGAGACCTGTACACGCCGTACCTGCTGTATGTATTATTTAATGGATAAAAATGAATACTGTGGTGTTTGTCCGCTGACCAAAAACCCTTCCTCTTAA
- a CDS encoding SMI1/KNR4 family protein, which produces MKQTYWTSDLFDEYELSPLTDSIVQEVEKQLNVRFPKAYLQLLKVQNGGYLHFDKFPFAYESEDESLTIEHLFGLSVDQEEGVLQSSYLINEWELPKKIVLLSGNGSVWIALDYRQNKIDPCVVLIDVDLEFEATIAESFNEFLTKLYRETDSDQDYTSEEEQIEYTYEEGNKVFSRNNIGKISSALSYFINTDSDTNWLLTQLKKVAVKEDEYIVQDAAVTLYHIVDLRLDEEGLNQVSIQEVIDLLKRYPHRPVQNFAKKIQRLFDAKQV; this is translated from the coding sequence ATGAAACAAACATATTGGACTTCAGATCTATTTGATGAGTATGAACTTTCGCCATTAACCGATTCAATTGTACAAGAAGTAGAAAAGCAGTTAAATGTCCGTTTTCCTAAAGCGTATCTTCAACTTCTAAAAGTACAAAACGGAGGCTATTTACATTTTGACAAATTTCCATTTGCGTATGAATCTGAGGACGAAAGCTTAACAATTGAACACTTATTCGGATTGAGCGTAGATCAAGAAGAAGGCGTATTACAATCGTCATATTTAATAAATGAGTGGGAATTACCTAAGAAGATTGTTTTACTAAGTGGTAATGGTTCAGTTTGGATAGCCTTAGATTATAGGCAGAATAAGATTGATCCGTGTGTTGTCTTAATCGATGTCGATTTAGAATTTGAAGCAACCATTGCAGAGTCCTTTAATGAATTCCTGACGAAGCTATACCGTGAAACTGACTCTGATCAGGATTATACATCTGAAGAGGAACAGATCGAATATACATACGAAGAAGGTAATAAGGTGTTTTCTAGAAATAACATAGGTAAAATCAGTTCTGCCCTGTCTTATTTTATTAACACAGACAGTGATACAAACTGGCTTCTTACTCAGTTAAAAAAGGTTGCTGTAAAAGAAGATGAGTATATTGTGCAGGATGCCGCTGTAACACTTTATCATATTGTCGATCTGCGCTTAGATGAAGAAGGGCTAAACCAAGTGTCTATCCAAGAGGTAATTGATTTACTGAAACGGTATCCTCATCGACCAGTCCAAAACTTCGCAAAGAAAATACAAAGGCTTTTTGATGCGAAACAAGTGTGA
- a CDS encoding GntR family transcriptional regulator, translating to MLKYEEIAKELEKNISQNELEQGSKLPVLETLMGQYQASKSTVIKAISLLEKKGLVYQVRGSGIFVRKQKRKGYIRFTNQGFSGELRDDKITAKVIELDIRKPTQEAAESLNIDLDEDVYYVKRVRYINGQTLCLEESYYNKSIVTYLNNEIATNSIFDYISEALGHKIGFSDMYLHVNSLTKVEAEYLGLQEGEPKLFVETIFHLNNAQPFDFSRVTYNYQQSQFFFQSTGYSM from the coding sequence ATGCTAAAGTATGAGGAAATTGCAAAGGAATTAGAAAAGAATATTAGTCAAAATGAGCTTGAGCAAGGAAGTAAGCTTCCGGTACTTGAAACGTTAATGGGGCAATATCAAGCGAGCAAAAGTACTGTTATTAAAGCAATTAGCTTATTGGAGAAAAAGGGATTAGTCTATCAAGTAAGGGGAAGTGGCATTTTTGTAAGGAAACAAAAGCGTAAAGGCTATATTCGTTTCACGAACCAAGGATTTAGTGGGGAGCTTCGAGATGATAAGATTACTGCGAAAGTAATCGAACTGGACATTAGAAAGCCAACGCAGGAAGCAGCAGAGAGTCTTAATATTGATCTTGATGAGGATGTCTATTACGTCAAACGTGTTCGTTATATCAACGGGCAAACGCTCTGCTTAGAGGAATCCTATTACAACAAGTCAATTGTGACCTATTTGAATAACGAAATTGCAACCAATTCAATTTTTGACTACATCAGCGAAGCCCTTGGGCACAAAATTGGGTTCTCTGATATGTATCTTCATGTGAATTCGCTAACCAAAGTAGAAGCAGAGTATTTGGGGTTACAAGAGGGTGAACCTAAATTATTTGTAGAGACGATATTTCATTTGAATAATGCTCAACCATTTGATTTTTCTAGGGTTACGTATAATTATCAACAATCGCAGTTCTTTTTTCAGTCGACAGGGTATTCGATGTAG
- a CDS encoding LLM class flavin-dependent oxidoreductase: protein MEKYRINPNKFEFGLYTLGDHLANPWTGERIPVQQRLQEIIKLAQLAEQAGLDFFSVGESHQEFFATQAHAVVLSAIAQATEKIKIASSSTIISTSDPVRVYENFSTIDLLSGGRAEIVAGRASRVGLYELLGYDLHNYEELFEEKFDLLRKINEEEVVNWSGEFRKPLRNAEVLPRPTNGRLPIWRAVGGTPTSAIKAGYAGVPMFLAHLGGPVEAFKRTVDAYRMAATEGGHDPAALPVATAGFFYAAETTQQAIDEYYPHINEGMKRTNGQGFPRFLFEQGTDPHNVMNVGSPEQIIEKILYQREVFGHQRYVAQMDFGGVPLEKLEKNIEIIATKILPAVRKYTAE from the coding sequence ATGGAGAAGTATCGGATTAATCCTAACAAGTTTGAGTTTGGTTTATATACATTGGGGGATCACTTAGCGAATCCTTGGACGGGTGAGCGAATCCCTGTACAGCAACGACTGCAGGAAATTATTAAATTGGCTCAGCTCGCTGAGCAGGCGGGTCTTGATTTCTTCAGCGTTGGCGAAAGTCATCAGGAATTTTTTGCGACACAAGCACATGCGGTTGTGTTATCAGCGATTGCGCAGGCAACGGAAAAGATTAAGATTGCAAGTAGCTCAACAATTATTAGTACGTCAGACCCTGTGCGAGTCTACGAGAATTTTTCTACAATTGATTTGTTGTCAGGTGGGCGTGCAGAGATCGTTGCAGGGCGCGCTTCACGTGTCGGCTTATACGAGCTGCTGGGCTATGACCTACACAATTATGAAGAACTATTTGAAGAGAAGTTTGATTTGCTACGTAAGATTAATGAAGAAGAGGTAGTCAACTGGAGTGGAGAATTCCGTAAGCCGCTTCGGAATGCAGAGGTTCTTCCACGTCCAACGAATGGCCGCCTGCCCATCTGGCGTGCAGTTGGGGGAACACCAACTAGTGCTATTAAAGCGGGCTATGCAGGGGTTCCGATGTTCCTGGCTCATTTGGGTGGACCGGTTGAAGCATTTAAACGTACGGTGGATGCGTACCGTATGGCTGCAACAGAAGGTGGACATGATCCGGCAGCTTTACCAGTTGCGACAGCAGGTTTCTTCTATGCAGCAGAGACGACTCAACAGGCGATTGATGAGTATTATCCTCACATCAATGAAGGCATGAAGCGTACCAATGGTCAAGGGTTCCCACGCTTTCTGTTTGAGCAGGGTACTGATCCACATAACGTGATGAATGTGGGAAGTCCTGAGCAAATTATTGAGAAGATCCTTTATCAACGCGAAGTATTTGGTCATCAGCGATATGTAGCACAAATGGACTTTGGTGGGGTTCCGTTAGAAAAGCTTGAGAAAAATATTGAGATCATCGCAACGAAGATCTTACCTGCTGTTCGTAAATATACGGCAGAGTAA
- a CDS encoding carbohydrate ABC transporter permease, giving the protein MNHMSKSYRIFTILNTGFLILLGIICIIPLIHILAVSFSAPASTNANLVRFLPIDFTISAWEQTLGNDNFLRALWNGVSRTVLGTVVSLVTITLAAYALSKEDHEFKGRTFYIYFLVFIMLFNGGLIPTYILVQNLGLINTIWALVLPGAVNVFNLILMLNFFRTGVPKSLEEAALIDGAGHFRILFSIYLPISLPALATIGLFTMVGQWNSWFDGLIYLTDSSKFPLSTFLQTIIVQNDYSQMNVNPDEMKAMSERTVRAAQIFIGALPIIMVYPFLQKYFVKGIVLGSVKE; this is encoded by the coding sequence ATGAATCACATGAGTAAATCTTATCGAATATTTACTATATTGAATACAGGATTTTTAATCTTACTTGGAATTATTTGTATCATTCCTCTGATTCATATTTTAGCTGTATCATTTAGTGCACCAGCTTCAACCAATGCAAATTTAGTACGATTCTTACCCATAGATTTTACAATTTCAGCTTGGGAACAAACGTTAGGGAACGATAACTTCTTGCGTGCACTTTGGAATGGAGTCTCAAGAACGGTACTTGGTACAGTAGTCAGCTTAGTAACCATTACTTTAGCTGCTTATGCCTTATCTAAAGAAGATCATGAGTTTAAAGGGAGAACGTTTTATATCTATTTTTTAGTATTCATCATGCTTTTCAATGGAGGATTAATTCCTACTTATATTCTTGTACAGAACCTAGGGTTAATTAATACGATTTGGGCTTTGGTGCTACCAGGTGCAGTAAACGTGTTTAATCTTATCCTAATGTTGAATTTCTTCCGAACGGGGGTACCAAAATCTCTGGAGGAAGCCGCTTTAATAGATGGAGCTGGTCATTTTAGAATTCTTTTTAGTATTTATTTGCCGATCTCACTGCCAGCTCTTGCAACGATCGGATTGTTTACGATGGTAGGTCAATGGAATTCGTGGTTTGATGGATTGATTTATTTAACGGATTCATCTAAGTTTCCACTATCGACTTTTTTACAAACCATTATTGTACAGAATGACTATTCACAAATGAACGTGAATCCAGATGAGATGAAGGCGATGTCTGAAAGAACCGTGCGTGCTGCTCAAATCTTTATTGGTGCATTGCCAATTATAATGGTTTACCCTTTCTTACAGAAGTATTTTGTAAAAGGGATCGTACTAGGCTCGGTTAAGGAATAA
- a CDS encoding ABC transporter permease: protein MSALTNPQNELKYQKKKKRKKSAWNLKRNWPLHVLVMPAIILAFIFNYLPLAGIVMAFQEYKPWHGFTGSEWVGFDQFRKIFEFSEGRQVIWNTLVISSFKIVFQLIIPIAFALLLNEVRVTAFKRSIQTLVYLPHFLSWVILGGILLDLLSVDGGLVNQFLNYFGINSIFFLGDGDWFRVTVIASDVWKDFGFSAIIFLAALSGINPALYEAAVVDGANRFQQVLFITLPALLPITIVVATLALGNILNAGFDQIFNLYNPLVYDKGDIIDTYVYRQGLLGGNFSYATAVGLFKSVIAFILIVLGYRLAYKYANYRIF, encoded by the coding sequence ATGAGCGCATTAACAAATCCTCAAAATGAATTGAAATACCAAAAGAAGAAGAAAAGGAAAAAGAGTGCTTGGAATTTAAAACGGAATTGGCCGTTACATGTGCTGGTAATGCCGGCGATTATTCTTGCCTTTATTTTTAACTACTTACCTCTTGCAGGAATTGTAATGGCTTTTCAAGAGTACAAGCCATGGCACGGCTTTACAGGGTCAGAATGGGTAGGTTTTGACCAATTTAGGAAGATCTTTGAGTTTAGTGAGGGTAGGCAGGTTATTTGGAATACACTAGTGATCTCTAGCTTTAAAATTGTCTTTCAATTAATTATTCCGATTGCGTTTGCATTGTTACTAAATGAAGTAAGGGTCACGGCATTTAAACGATCCATACAGACACTAGTTTATCTCCCTCATTTTCTCTCGTGGGTTATTTTAGGAGGTATTTTACTCGATTTATTAAGTGTAGATGGAGGACTAGTTAATCAGTTTCTTAATTATTTTGGAATAAACTCTATCTTTTTTCTAGGTGATGGTGACTGGTTCCGTGTCACTGTGATTGCAAGTGATGTTTGGAAGGACTTTGGGTTTTCTGCGATTATTTTTTTGGCAGCACTTTCAGGTATTAACCCTGCTTTATATGAAGCTGCCGTAGTGGATGGGGCCAATCGTTTTCAACAAGTATTATTCATTACGTTACCTGCACTGCTACCAATTACTATTGTAGTTGCTACTCTCGCTCTAGGGAACATATTAAACGCAGGATTTGATCAAATTTTCAATCTATATAACCCGTTGGTTTATGATAAAGGCGATATTATTGATACGTATGTTTATCGACAAGGGCTATTGGGAGGAAATTTCAGTTATGCGACTGCTGTAGGGCTTTTTAAATCAGTTATAGCCTTTATTTTGATCGTTCTAGGGTATCGTCTAGCCTATAAATACGCAAATTATCGTATCTTTTAA